A window of the Pungitius pungitius chromosome 3, fPunPun2.1, whole genome shotgun sequence genome harbors these coding sequences:
- the LOC119219253 gene encoding olfactory receptor 11A1-like, which yields MMTNSTQVSYFTLSAYFDAGALRYFYFIIIMSLYVLIVCSNLLLIVVICMNRSLHEPMYLFLCSLFVNELFGSTGLFPFLLVQILSDIHTVSYSSCYLQIFCLYTYGNIEFLNLAVMSYDRYLAICCPLQYNTRMTQQKVSVLIALTWFLPVVAILILISLSARLRLCGNVMDRVYCGNYSVVKLACSDTRVNNVYGLLYTVVSILLPLVLILFSYMRILKVCFSASKPTRQKALSTCSPHLASLLNFFFGCCFQILLSRFEAGGVAPALGVVLSLYFLTCQPLLTPLLYGLNVSKMRLACRKLLLRETCGGLV from the coding sequence ACTCCACGCAGGTTTCATATTTCACTTTAAGTGCCTACTTTGACGCTGGTGCTCTCCGATATTTctacttcatcatcatcatgtcttTGTATGTGTTGATAGTTTGCTCCAACCTGCTGCTCATTGTGGTTATCTGCATGAACAGAAGCTTACATGAACCCATGTACcttttcctctgcagcctgtTTGTAAATGAGCTGTTTGGTAGTACAGGGCTGTTTCCATTCCTCCTGGTTCAGATCCTCTCAGACATTCATACTGTTTCTTATTCATCTTGCTACCTGCAGATTTTCTGTTTGTACACTTATGGAAATATAGAGTTCTTGAACCTGGCCGTCATGTCTTATGACAGATACCTTGCCATCTGTTGTCCTCTACAATATAACACTCGTATGACCCAGCAGAAGGTCTCCGTGCTGATTGCTCTCACGTGGTTCCTCCCGGTGGTCGctatcctcatcctcatctcaCTGAGTGCCCGTCTGAGGCTGTGTGGGAACGTCATGGACAGAGTTTACTGTGGAAACTACTCGGTGGTGAAGCTGGCGTGTTCTGACACCAGAGTGAACAACGTCTACGGACTGCTGTACACCGTggtctccatcctcctccctctggtTCTCATCCTTTTCTCCTACATGAGGATCCTGAAGGTTTGTTTCTCTGCTTCTAAACCCACCCGACAGAAGGCCCTCAGCACCTGCTCTCCTCACCTCGCTTCCCTGCTCAACTTCTTCTTCGGCTGCTGCTTTCAAATCCTGCTGAGCCGCTTTGAGGCGGGCGGCGTGGCCCCCGCGCTGGGGGTCGTGTTGTCGCTGTACTTCCTGACCTGCCAGCCTCTCCTCACGCCGCTGCTGTACGGCCTGAACGTGTCCAAGATGCGCCTCGCGTGTAGAAAGCTGCTGCTCAGGGAGACGTGTGGAGGGCTCGTGTGA